One Desulfatiglans anilini DSM 4660 DNA segment encodes these proteins:
- a CDS encoding hemolysin family protein, which translates to MDEGQAKGLISDEESDMVFGVLELRETKAQSIMIPRIEISSASIEATLGEVIALVNACGHTRIPIHRNSVDDIVGILHAKDLLRLWGHDPGMPLPLDILRKPFFAPRGQLTGELLRELRARKTHMAILTDEYGGTAGIITIEDIVEEIVGDIMDEHDTEEPLLSVQDDGSILVDARLEADEMADYLKVDLPEGDFESVGGLVIQLFGGIPEKGACIPFHDFDITVKEADQRRIDKVLITPRTTTGSALSSELSS; encoded by the coding sequence ATGGATGAAGGGCAGGCGAAAGGCCTCATCAGCGACGAAGAGTCGGATATGGTCTTTGGCGTGCTCGAATTGAGGGAGACCAAGGCTCAGTCCATCATGATCCCGCGCATCGAGATCTCCTCCGCCTCGATCGAAGCCACCCTCGGTGAAGTCATCGCACTGGTCAACGCCTGCGGGCACACTCGCATACCTATCCACCGCAACAGCGTCGACGACATCGTCGGCATCCTGCACGCCAAAGATCTGCTTCGTCTTTGGGGACATGACCCGGGGATGCCGCTCCCGCTCGACATCCTGCGCAAGCCTTTTTTCGCTCCCCGCGGACAATTGACAGGAGAGCTGCTCCGCGAGCTGCGCGCCCGCAAGACGCACATGGCGATCTTGACCGACGAGTACGGCGGCACGGCCGGCATCATCACCATCGAGGACATCGTCGAGGAGATCGTCGGCGATATCATGGACGAGCACGACACCGAAGAGCCCCTCTTGAGCGTCCAGGATGACGGCTCGATCCTGGTGGATGCACGGCTCGAAGCCGACGAGATGGCCGACTATCTGAAGGTCGATCTGCCCGAGGGGGATTTCGAATCCGTCGGCGGCCTCGTCATTCAACTCTTCGGCGGAATCCCCGAAAAAGGGGCCTGCATTCCCTTCCATGATTTCGACATCACGGTCAAAGAAGCAGACCAGCGGCGGATCGACAAGGTCCTGATCACCCCCAGAACAACCACGGGGTCCGCTCTGTCGAGCGAGCTCTCCTCGTGA
- the rimP gene encoding ribosome maturation factor RimP: protein MSTEKVLEAVEELIDPVLQEQGCELVDLEYLQEGGRWILRIFVDLPGGITLEDCARLSREIGDLLDIRDVVEHEYVLEVSSPGLDRPLRKAKHFEGAIGKRVRIATRSPVEGRKNFQGVLETFTGDTLQVAVDKHTFQIPLHVVRKANLIYEFDD from the coding sequence ATGTCCACCGAGAAGGTCCTAGAGGCCGTGGAAGAACTGATCGATCCGGTCCTTCAGGAGCAGGGTTGTGAGTTGGTGGATCTCGAATATCTGCAGGAGGGGGGTCGTTGGATCCTGAGGATATTCGTGGATCTGCCGGGCGGAATCACCCTGGAAGACTGCGCGAGACTGAGCCGCGAGATCGGCGACCTTCTCGATATCCGTGACGTCGTCGAGCATGAATATGTCCTCGAGGTCTCCTCGCCGGGTCTGGATCGGCCGCTCAGGAAGGCCAAGCATTTTGAAGGGGCAATCGGAAAGAGGGTGAGAATCGCCACCCGGAGCCCTGTCGAGGGAAGGAAGAATTTTCAGGGAGTGCTCGAAACCTTCACCGGAGACACCTTGCAGGTAGCGGTGGACAAGCACACCTTCCAGATCCCCCTGCATGTGGTGCGCAAGGCGAACCTTATTTATGAGTTTGACGATTGA
- the lnt gene encoding apolipoprotein N-acyltransferase, translating into MISRHDSSRAANQAAGASPSSKSGLPRFLRFSLAAASGLVLSAALPPSPFGWLAWAAVIPLFWAVEGLAPAAAFRIGLFAGFVHYLTLLYWILFVLGHYGGLHPLLAVPPLVMLSLYLALYPALFSAGWRLLADLPAAAFWGAGLWTVLELLRGRLMSGFPWCPLGVSQFENLSLIQMADIAGTGGLSFLIVFINVALYRLLRHPRTAMTLRGGGALLIGVFFLGAALAYGFVRLDRYAGPAAKSEQGIEVALVQANIDQSLKWDAAYQDRTLELYRTLTKSATKEAARLVVWPETAAPFFFGPDQEDLSEHIRQTARDAGVPILFGSPAYERDDARTRYFNRAYLLSGEGSMVGSYDKVHLVPFGEYVPLKRLLFFIDRLVPAAGDFTEGPGPLPIRHRDLALGVLICFEAVFPKLAREQVQAGANLLVNITNDAWFGRSSAPYQHLAMSVFRAVENRTSLVRAANTGISAFVSPAGEVLERSPIFTEAVLVHSVPLAAAPGGTVYTRWGDGWIVGLGGMLLVRLALAWRRRR; encoded by the coding sequence GTGATCTCCAGGCATGATTCCTCAAGGGCTGCAAATCAGGCAGCCGGCGCATCCCCGTCTTCCAAGAGCGGCCTTCCGCGTTTCCTGCGCTTTTCCCTGGCCGCTGCGAGCGGGCTGGTCCTCAGTGCCGCCCTGCCGCCCTCGCCCTTTGGCTGGCTCGCGTGGGCGGCGGTCATTCCCCTTTTTTGGGCCGTAGAGGGGCTGGCCCCGGCGGCCGCGTTTCGCATCGGCCTATTCGCCGGCTTCGTCCACTATTTGACGCTTCTGTACTGGATCCTCTTCGTGCTCGGCCACTACGGCGGCCTGCACCCGCTCCTGGCGGTGCCGCCCCTCGTCATGCTGTCCCTGTATCTCGCACTTTACCCCGCCCTTTTTTCCGCTGGGTGGCGCCTGCTGGCCGACCTGCCTGCGGCCGCGTTCTGGGGAGCGGGGTTGTGGACGGTACTGGAGCTGCTCCGCGGCCGGTTGATGAGCGGTTTTCCGTGGTGCCCCCTCGGCGTTTCGCAATTCGAAAACCTTTCCCTGATCCAGATGGCCGACATAGCCGGCACCGGCGGGCTCTCCTTTCTCATCGTGTTCATCAACGTCGCGCTTTACCGTCTGCTCCGTCATCCCCGGACCGCAATGACTCTCCGGGGCGGCGGCGCCTTGCTCATCGGGGTTTTCTTTCTCGGGGCCGCACTCGCTTATGGATTCGTGCGCCTAGATCGGTACGCCGGTCCCGCCGCGAAGAGCGAACAGGGCATCGAGGTCGCCCTCGTGCAGGCCAACATCGATCAATCCCTCAAATGGGACGCGGCCTACCAGGACCGCACCCTCGAACTCTACCGCACCCTGACGAAGAGCGCCACGAAAGAGGCCGCCCGGCTGGTCGTCTGGCCCGAGACCGCTGCGCCCTTCTTTTTCGGCCCGGATCAGGAAGACCTGTCAGAACATATTCGCCAGACGGCCCGCGACGCAGGCGTACCGATCCTCTTCGGAAGCCCGGCCTATGAACGCGACGACGCTCGGACCCGCTATTTCAACCGGGCCTACCTTCTTTCGGGTGAAGGAAGCATGGTCGGATCATACGACAAAGTCCACCTCGTGCCTTTCGGCGAGTATGTCCCTTTGAAGCGGCTTCTCTTCTTCATCGATCGGTTGGTGCCTGCGGCCGGAGATTTCACCGAGGGTCCGGGTCCGCTTCCGATCCGCCACCGGGACCTCGCTCTAGGCGTTCTGATCTGCTTCGAAGCCGTGTTCCCCAAGCTTGCGCGCGAACAGGTCCAAGCGGGCGCGAACCTACTCGTCAACATCACGAACGATGCCTGGTTCGGCCGCTCCAGCGCCCCTTACCAGCACCTCGCCATGTCTGTCTTCCGCGCCGTTGAAAACCGCACCTCCCTTGTCAGAGCGGCCAACACGGGGATCTCCGCTTTTGTCTCCCCCGCGGGCGAAGTCCTTGAACGCAGTCCGATCTTTACGGAAGCGGTGCTGGTCCATAGCGTGCCGCTTGCCGCCGCTCCAGGTGGAACGGTTTATACGCGATGGGGGGACGGTTGGATCGTAGGCCTGGGGGGGATGCTCCTGGTCCGCCTCGCGCTCGCCTGGAGGCGCAGACGCTGA